The region aggagttatagaagtagttaggggaggagttataggagcagttaggggaggagttataggagcagttaggggaggagttatagaagtagttaggggaggagttatagggagcggttatcggagcagttaggggaggagttatagaaatagttaggggaggagttatagggagcggttatcggagcagttaggggaggagctatagggagaggttataggagcagttaggggaggagttatagggagaggttataggagcagttaggggaggagttatagggagcagttataggagcaggtgggggaggagttatagggagaggttataggagcagttaggggaggagttataggagcagttaggggaggacttatagggagcggttatcagagcagttaggggaggagctatagggagaggttataggagcagttaggggaggagttatagggagaggttataggagcagttaggggaggagttatagggagcagttataggagcagttaggggaggagttatagggagaggttataggagcagttaggggaggagttatagggagcggttgttggagcagttaagggaggagttatagggagcggttataggagcagttaggggaggggttatagggagaggttataggagcaggtgggggaggagttatagggagaggttataggagcagttaggggaggagttatagggagcggttattggagcagttaggggaggagttataggagcaggtgggggaggagttatatgagcagtaaggggaggagttatagggagtgactACATGACGCAGATAAAAAGATGACCGTAACCATAAATTCGGCTTTTTACCTTTGCTCCTCTCTGGCAACTGGTATCTTCTGTAATTTCTTCATCATCTTTGCTAATCAGACTCTCTGTTTCCGCTTTACTGGGGGTCTTCGTAACCTGTTCCCCGTTCTCTTTACTGGGGGTCTTCGTAACCTGTTCCCCGTTCTCTTTACTGGGGGTCTTCGTAACCTGTTCCCCGTTCTCTTTACTGGGGGTCTTCGTAACCTGTTCCCCGTTCTCTTTACTGGGGGTCTTCGTAACCTGTTCCCCGTTCTCTTTACCGGGGGTCTTTGTAAGCGCTCTCTCCTTCTCTTTACCGGGGGTCTTTGTAAGCGCTCTCTCCTTCTCTTTACCGGGGGTCTTTGTAAGCACTCTCTTCTTGTCTTTATAGGGGGTCTTTGTAAGCGCTCTCTCCTTGTCTTGACTGGGGCTCATTGTAAGCGCTCTCTCCTTGTCTTGACTGGGGCCCATTGTAagcgctctctcctcctctttaCTATAGCTCATTGTAagcactctctcctcctctttaCTGGGGCTCCTTATAAGTGCTCTCTCCTCTTTACTGGGGATCTTTAtaagcgctctctcctctttactGGGGCTCTTTAaaagcgctctctcctctttactGGGGCTCTCTAtaagcgctctctcctctttactGGGGCTCTCTAtaagcgctctctcctctttactGGGGATCTTTATAAgtgctctctcctcctctttaCTGGGGCTCTCTAtaagcgctctctcctctttactGGGGATCTTTATAAgtgctctctcctcctctttaCTGGGGATCTTTATAAGCACTCTCTCCTCTTTACTGGGGCTCTTTAtaagcgctctctcctctttactGGGGATCTTTAtaagcgctctctcctctttactGGGGCTCTTTATAagcgctctctcctcctctttaCTGGGGATCTTTATAagcgctctctcctcctctttaCTGGGGCTCTTTATAagcgctctctcctcctctttaCTGGGGATCTTTAtaagcgctctctcctctttactGGGGCTCTTTAtaagcgctctctcctctttactGGGGCTCTTAATAagcgctctctcctcctctttaCTGGGGCTCTTAATAagcgctctctcctcctctttaCTGGGGCTCTTTATAagcactctctcctcctctttaCTGGGGATCTTTATAagcgctctctcctcctctttattGGGGCTCTTTATAagcactctctcctcctctttaCTGGGGATCTTTGtaagcgctctctcctctttactGGGGATCTTTAtaagcgctctctcctctttactGGGGCTCTTTATAAGCAGTCCCTCCTTGTCTTCACTGGGTACTTTTGTAagcactctctccttctctttaCTGGCGCTCTTTAtaagcgctctctcctctttactGGGGCTCTTTATAAGCAGTCCCTCCTTGTCTTCACTGGGGACCTTTGTAagcactctctccttctctttaCTGGGGATCTTAAtaagcgctctctcctctttactGGGGCTCTTTAtaagcgctctctcctctttactGGGGATCTTTAtaagcgctctctcctctttactGGCGCTCTTTATAAGCAGTCCCTCCTTGTCCTCACTGGGGACCTTTGTAagctgtgtctcgctctctctacTATGAGTTTTTTCCACGGACCTCCCTTCCTCCTTACTGCTGGACCCCACAAATGGTCCCGTCTCTTTCTCGACACTTTCTCCTGGCTGTCTCTCTTCACGTTCCTtggaccccccctctctctcttcatgGAGGCTGTCTCCTGGATGTGTCTTCTTCTCTTGGCCCTCACAGGGCTTCCCTGTCCTCCCTGTACTGGAGACTTGCGCTTGCTTTATCTCCACCTCCTCTCGACTTTGGTCTGCCTCTCCTGTTTGATCTTTGACCGAGCTTAGCACGGGTAGTCTCTGCTCACCACTTGGCTGTCTCTCTTCCCTGGGTTGTACTTCGCGCTTCTCGTCGAGACTTTTGCctggctgcctctctccctctttaaCGGCGGACTCTTTTCTTAACCGTTCAGCGTGGCCTTCACTATGGTGCCCGTCCTTCTCCTTGCCGATGGTCTCCACTGCCTGCTTCCTTCGCTCCTTGTCGGGCACAGTTATCAATGGTCTTCCTTCTTCTTCGCCGTGACTCTCAGTGGGATGAACCCTTGGCTCTTCCGCGTCTCTGAGTCTCTGGCTTGCCTCTTGCTGCCTATACGTGAGAAGAAACACTTTCTAAGTGAGGTGGTAGAGCATTGAATTCATGAGCACAGAGCAATTGCATTCCGATCACAGTGACATTTCCACCTCTCCCAGCACAGGTGCCTTCAGAGGAGGAATTTTTGCTTCCTGCGATGTTTATCAGTGGTTATTAAGGGTTGACCCAAGATTACGCACATTACATCTAAAGAACAACGATGATGAAGAGTGCGGGGAGCACAGGAGACCGGCACGGGCATAAAACAAGAGAAAATAAGACAAAAATAGTGCAATTCTGTGTCAAATAGGCAATGACGTGAACAACATGGTACCACCAAAAATGTACACGCACATTTTCAACCAAAATAAACAAGCGTTGAATCCCAAAGGGAAATTCTTAGCTGGCTACCAAGACTCCCACGCGTTTCGCCATTCAGCTTCGTCAGGAGGCAGCGGACTTGCGAAACGCGTCGAGTCTTGGCAGCCAGCTTGGTGGAACCCGGAAGGTGACGTCATCGCGTGTAGACGTCGCTCTCGAGCGTTTGGAACCCATTAGTGGAAGGACCACAGGGAGTTGTGTGCGCACCAGCCGCCGTGCGGGGACCTCCGTTTGACCACCACACTCCTGACGCCAATCGCCGGAGACCCATCTAGCTGCAATCGTACAATGTCTGTACCCTGGGTCCACCTGTGAGTTGCCATTTGTACTTGCTAGTGTGATACTGTGTTAATacactgtgaccctctgcacaacTTCGTTTCTCTGTGTTTCTTGCATCCACGTTTGAGTCCTTGTCACCCTGCCTGATACCTTACACTCAAGTTACACcattaagaacacaatgacaaaGGATTTCCTTGTGGGACACAATGCTTGTTTACCTTTATTGAACATGTGGGTATACATTTTTGTGGTACTAGAGTTTAtcggttacatactgtatatatgtacagctcaaccccgttatagcgcgatccgttacaacgcggatccgcttgtAGCGCGATgtacgcgtggctcccaattttcgtattaatgaatactttacaacgcgattattggtgtcttaaatactttattgcccacaatggtacattatttctaacgccatccgcttataacgcgatgtgattctttggaccccgagCACAGCGTTAAAAGGGGGTTGAggtgtatttattattttatcacATTTGGATTATTCCTATCACAATCATTGGTCacactattgcactatatatgtGATATTTAATGCTATTTGGCATTCTTATTTCACTAATCACGACCACTAGAGCGCCGGGGGATTCTTTGTTCATTATTTAAAGAACAAAACATTTATTACTATTTGGttacagggggaaaaaaacacaccatgCTGTTTTCCATTCGTTTATTTTAATTAGCATAGTTAAGTACTATATGAGATGCTTCATAACCATTACTGGATCAACAACCCCAAATGCCTTTTCCAACCTCTGCAAACATCCTAGCTTTCTATAATGGCCTGCTCTGTCTTTAGGGGTTCTGTAGTGGAGGCTTCCCTGTTTATTAAATCCTTTTCGGAGATCCCCTCTTTTATCATCTTTGGGATTTCTTTGTCTAAGACCTCCCCTATCAACTGCTCAGAACTTTTCTGGATAATCTGTAGGATTTCTAGCTCCATGGCTTCCTCCACCCTCTCCTTTAGGGCTTCTGAAGTCTTCTCCTGTACAATCTCTTTTTCCGAGACCCCAGTCTTCACCATCTTTGGGATTTGTTTGTCCGAGGTCTCCCCTATCAACTGCTCAGAACTTTTCTTGATAATCTGTAGGATTTCTCGCTCCATGGCTTCCTCCACCCTCTCCTTAAGGGCTTCTGAAGTCTTCTCCTGTACAACCTCTTTTTCCGAGACCCCACTCTTCACCATCTTTGGGATTTCTTTGTCTGAGGTCTCCCCTATCAACTGCTCAGAACTTTTCTTGATAATCTGTAGGATTTCTCGCTCCGTGGCTTCCTCCACCCTCTCCTTAAGGGCTTCTGAAGTCTTCTCCTGTACAACCTCTTTTTCCGAGACCCCACTCTTCACCATCTTTGGGATTTCTTTGTCCGAGGACTCCCATATCAACTGCTCAGAACTTTTCTTGATAATCTGTAGGATTTCTTGCTCCGTGGCTTCCTCCACCCTCTCCTTTAGGGCTTCTGAAGTCTTCTCCTGTACAACCTCTTTTTCCGAGACCCCACTCTTCGCCATCTCTTTGTCCGAGGTCTCTCCTTCGATTAACTTTTCAGAACTTTTATTGATCATCTGTAGGATTTCTCTGCCTAGGGTTTCCTCCGTCCTCTTTTTGGTTCCTGTATCTGGGGTCTTCCTCAGTACCTCTTTTGCTGGGGGCTCCGAACTTATTGTATTTAGGAGTTCCGTGGCTGAGGCCTCCCTCTCTATAGAACCAATTTCCGAGACCCCACTCTTTATCATCTTTGGGATTTCTTTGTCTGAGGTCTGTCTCTTCAGTAGCGTTTCTGAATGTTTCTTGATAATCTGCAGGATTTCTCTCTCTATGGTTTTCTCCTTCCTCTCCATTAGGTCTCCTGTATCTGGGGTCTCCCTTCTTACATCCTCTTTTTCCGAGGTGTCCCCCCTTATTGGATATCGGCTTCCAGTAGCCGAGGTCTCCCACCTTACTAACACTTCTGAACTTTTCTTGATAATCTGGATGATAGCTCTTTCTAGAGGTTTCTCCATCCTCTCCATTAGGGTGCCTATATCTGGCGTCTCCCTTCTTACACCTTTTTTTGAGGGGTCCCCCATTACTGTATTAGGGGCTCCAGTAGCCGAGGTAGCCCTCTTTAGTAACTTCTCTGAACTTCTCTTGATAATTTGTAGGGTTTCTCTCTCTATGGCTTCTTTATCTAAAGTCTCCATTTGTACCACCTCCTTTTCCGAGACCCTATTCTTGACCACCTTTCGGGTTTCTGTGTCCCGGGCCTCCATTCTCACGACTTCCTTTTCTCCTGGGGTCTCCCTCTTTCCTTCCTCCTTTTCTGAGGTCTGTGTAATCTTTAGGGTTTCTTTCCTAGGGATCTCACCCTTGACCACCTGTGTCTCTGTAGGCAACTCTTCTATCGCCGGGAGTCTATTGATACCCTCATGGCTCTTCCGAAATACAGAAGCCCAATTGAATGACCCTGTTCCCAGCCTGGTCTGTGAAGTATAAAGGAGATGATACCCAATTAGACTACTATTTAAAATCGCCAACCCGGTAAACAGAGAAAACCCTACGTACAGTATAATCACTTAATAACTCCATTGTCTTGAGTAGAACTCTGGGCAGTGTGTGATAGGCCAGTAATTATTACAGTACCTAACCCCGTGTTCTGTATCACTGGGTCCAATGTAGTCTCCTTCCAAGCTGGAAAGAAATGCAACACTCCAGGGGACTAATATAGGATTTATTTAAAGTGAAATCAAATTCACGTTTCGGTACTAACCACGGATCTTTAACAAGATATATTAGTGCAGCAATCACCTTGCTTATATTCCTTAATCTACATCACAAAACACCAGAGCAAGGAGGAGACCTTTAACATACCTCCATAACACGTGGTCTACGTTAACTGCAGATTGGCTACAGATATtacagcggttatatggggtaataggaggagttatagggaggggttatatggggtaataggaggagttatagggaggggttatatggggtaataggaggagttatagggagcggttatatggggtaataggaggagttatagggagggggtatatggggtaataggaggagttatagggagagggtatatggggtaataggagttatagggagcggatatatggggtaataggaggagttatagagagcgggtatatggggtaataggaagagttatagggagcggttatatgggggaataggaggagttatagggaggggttatatggggtaataggaggagttatagggagagggtatatggggtaataggaggagttataggtagtagtttatatggggtaataggaggagttatagggagaggtttatatggggtaataggaggagttatagggaggcgttttatggggtaataggaggagttatagggagcggttatatggggtaataggaggagttatagggaggcgttttatgggttaataggaggagttatagggagggggttgatggggtaataggaggagttatagggagtagttTATATGGgactataggaggagttatagggagcggttatatggggtaataggaggagttatagggagcgggtttatggggcaataggaggagttatagggagcgggtatatggggcaataggaggagttataggaaggggtttatatgggacaataggaggagtgatagggagaggttatatggggtgaaaGGAGTTATAGGGTCTCATTTATCAAGATCTCCCAACTGCAAACTGGGGGAAATAGAAAATGTACTCCTTACCGCCATTTTCTTTTTTCGGCACAAGTTCATGATGGTGAGACGTGTGGGGGAGCTCCGCCCATCAGCAGTGAGTAGGCCAGAAAAAAAGCCTGTGCAGGTGTACTACAAAAGTCTCTTCCTCTCGCCTGCAGGATTTCCCACCAGCTAAACCACCCCTGGGGGACGGGACGGGAAAACACTCACCGCCGTGAACTTATTCCGGGGAAAATGGTGGTAACGAAGAGTTTTTTCTACTTTCCCTTTCCACGTTCACggaggcggcggcggcagcagcaccACGCGTGGGACATACACAAGCAGTCAAGTGGAGGGCGAGGAAAACCAACATGATACTCAGAATATAAGGACACCTACGATGCCTATGTGTAGGTCTGGAGGAGCCTAGCAGTGACCCGGATAATCCTAACTTTGGAAAAGGTTGGTTTAATTAACCGGGTTCCAGCTCCCTCTTGTGTCTGGTTCCTGTCTGAATCAGAGAAgcatatcctgaaaccctggaggGAGATAAGCTGGCCGCAAGGTCTGTTACAGTGCGGACGCTTAACTTCTCTTCTTTGTGCTTTTCTTGGACTTGAACCACCCTTTCTGGCAGCCATAGATGTCGTCATCACTCTGTAAGGGTTCCCGTTCGGGGTTTGGCTGGAACTTGCCCTTACATGGCTGTAGTAGCCATCTTTGTTTCTGGCAAACCTCTCCCTGAACTGAGTAATTGGCTACAGCTGTTGCTGGACTCAAATTGCAGTCTGCTTTGTTGCTGCCTGCTGTGGAGCTCTGCACCTACTAGCTTTCcttgctatttagggtcagcctcttccaccaggaaggGGCTGAGCATAAATCCTTTTGTAACATTTGCTTGTCACAAGCACTTGGTCTTGCCTAgccttccctgtgctgaagccttcTCTGTGCTGAAGCCTTATCGGTTCCCTGAGGCAGAGCCTGTGCCGAAGCTCCTGCTTCCTGAGGCCTATCCTGCTTCCTGAGGCCTACTCTGCTTCCTGAGGCCTAGCCTGCTTCCTGAGGCctaccctgcttcctgaggcctaccctgcttcctgaggcctACCCTGCTCCTGAGGCctaccctgcttcctgaggcctACTCTGCTTCCTGAGGCCTACCCAGCTTACCCGATTACTGAAGCCTTCCCTGTTGCCGACCCCAGCCTGGATcactactatgctgctctctcctaccctgacctgacTACGAAACCCACAATCCGGACTCGGCCTCGCGACTCCAAGTCGGTGCTgctatatccccacctcggccctgcgGTCCCGTCCTGGTTGGTGTGCGAGCACACCCGTTACACACTCTAGTTGAGTGAGCTTGCAATCCTTCAGGACGTGTTTTCCCTGTATGCGTCACAGACACAGGTGGTGGCGATCCAATGAATCCTCCTGATGAAACCGCTGTGAAACGCGTCGGGGACGGATCCAAGATAGGAGAGAGAGGGACGCGTCTGCAGTGGAGGCGAACATCCGGTCACATCCAACTCGCAAGTGCGGGAACCCTCCCAGTCGGACGCCGAGTTCacgaggaaggaggaggaggtggtgagaaCGCCATCTTCCACCCTAACATATTTACCTTGTTACAAAAGCTTTTAAAGAATTGACACAACGCAAGTGTTGAATTTTATTGTTGATACAACATAAAGACTAATTTGACCACCTGCActgtcagtctctcctctctGGCTTCTCTTGGAAGGTCCGCTTCCATCAGGCTACCAGCGAAGGTCATTGCCACAGATTTGGGACTAGCTTTAATTATTTGGGGGAATATGTGAGTATAACCCCTATCCCCTGCCTTGTTTTAGCCTTATTGTACTAtagtgtgtgttgtttttattttccGGTTAGTCCGTCTGCGCTCCCCGGTTTTGGCCGAAAAAGACATTTGTGAAGAATTAAGGGGAACAATTCATACCAAGGGTTTGAGCAGCAACCAACATCTCATATTtgtttgtataaatatatatcagatCTTTTGGCATCGTTGTGTGCACTGGAATATCATGTAGACAGTGAGATACAGTCTGGTCACATCTCTGGGGTAACCCCCCGTTATTTCACGCACTTTATATTAAGGTGATAGGTTTTCTAACATTTTGACGATCTATGTGTTCCACCTTCTTGGAGCGAAGAGCGCCATTGGCAACCTTGTTTTGCAATGGTGATCCAATGAGCAAGTGCAGCCTTCGATGCCGCCTGCCTCTTTCTGGTACACTGTGGGAGCAAGAATAGTCTACCTAACGTCCTAAAGTCCTGCACCCGCTTCAGATACATCGCTTTACATCCAGCTTGTGCTGCTGTTCCTCCGTTGGATGGCAGGACAATCTCCAGATTTCAATGAAATGCAGATACTGCCTTACGTAGGATATGGGCGACAGACCGTTGGACAATTTTGTCCTGATGTATATCCAGGAACGGCTCTTGCAGAAAAATGCCTGCAACTCACACACTCTTCTCACCGATGTGATGCCGGCGAAGAACACTGTCTTGCGTGTTTGTGCCAGGCCCTCTAATGGTTCCAGTGGTGGTTCCACCATTGCCCGTAGCACCAGTGAGGAACACTGTCTGTGTTAGTATGGTTAGTGACAAGTCCTCTAATGGTTCCAGTGGAGGTTCCCCCATTGCCTGTAGCACCAGTGAGGAACTCGGTCTGTGTTAGCATGGTTAGTGACAGGTCACCTAATGGTTCCAGTGGAGGTTCCACCATTGCCTGTAGCACCAGTGAGGAATACAGGTCTTGTGTGTCAGCATGGTTAGTGACAGGTAATGGTTCCAATGGAGGTTCCACCATTGCCCGTAGTACCAGGGACAGATCCAATGTATTCATTACATTCCGAATTTGCAGTCTCAGACTTTTTACTACTTGTAAAAATCTGGTAATGAGCTTCTCACTGGCCACGTCTCTTTCCAATAGTGCTGTTAGAGCCGACACCTGGACCTTCTCGGAGCCGAGGCTTAAATCCTCTCAAAACCTGTCTGAAGGAATTCGACTAGCACAGCTGAGGTAGGGTTAATGCAGTTCTTCTCCTTTACCCTTGCCCCATCGTAGGAATCTAAACCAGATCCGGTAATATACCTTGGATGTTGACTCCTTTCAGGCACGGCTCGGTGTCTCAATGGCCTTCTCTGAAAGGTCCTCTTGCTTTAGCAACTGCCAGGCCGCTATCTCCAATGTCTGTGGGATGGGTGTTTATTGGTCTTTGGGGTAGTCCTCATGGTCTGTCGATTGCCATGCGTACTGCCCGAGAATACCATGCTCGTCTTGGCCAGTTGGGTAAGATGACTATCAGCTCTGCCTTGTCTCTTTCTATTTGTCCTCAACCCTCTTGGTATGAGTGGAATTGGTGGGAAGACATATGCCAAAATAAAGTCCCACAGGAAACTCAGGGCATCTTTCCGGAAGGATTTAGTGGTACCTTCCTGTTGGAGATGGAGGCCATCAGATCTACCTCTGGCCGACCCCAACGCTGTTGAATCTGTTGAAAAAATGTTCCCATTCAAAGACCTGGATGTACTTGCCGTTGACTCAGGAAATTGGTGTTCAAGTTCTCCTGTCACTGGAGATAGACTGCACTTTATCTGTCTAGAAAAACTTTGCCCAAGTCATAATGCATCCCTTTACCTGCTTCTTGTTCCGCCTTGTCCTTGTACATGTGTCTCTGCCGTACTACCGTCTGATTTTTTTAAGACATGTCAACCCTGCATATACTCTTGAAACGGCATCAAGGCTTTCTCTACTGCCTTTAGTTCCAGAGAATTGGCATGGTGTGTCTTTTATTGGGGGTTGACCAACACCCCTGTGCTGTCCTGTCGCCCAGGTGAGCGCCCCAGCCTGACACACTTGTGTCTGTCGTAATGACCTTCAGTCCATTACATCCTTAAATTAAATGGCGTCATCAACTGGCAGCGTCTATCTCCTCGCCATCCTGGCAATCACCGCATCCACCTTTGGAGGTGTTTCCAACGTCACCCCGTGTTCCTCTGAGAAGGGGTACGTTATATAAAATTTTCTGGATATCACCATCGTTTTGTCTGGCTGTATCCACTCTGCTTCAATCATATCCTCATGGAGAGGGAACACTCGTACTGTCTTTTGTGTCTCTCTTGGTGAATCCTCTTCAGGATCTTCCGTTTCCAATGTCTCTCGTACCGCTGTAATCATGGCGACACCAACTCCGTATCAAACTGAGCGCCCTCCTCCTGATCAGAAGAGTCTAGGTGTTCtccctcagacaatacccgactCCTCAGATGAGGACCCTCTTCTGTCCAGACATGTCGGTGACCTTGACCTCTTCGACTGTCCGTTATTTGATTGTGACACCACCATCTCCACGGTCTGTGTCACGGTGTCCTTCATCCGTTGGAGAAAGGAATCCATTTGGTCCGGAGCCTGGACGCCTTCAGCTTTAAGGAAGTCCTCACTAACGTTCTTCCCTTCCAAAGGTGGCTCTTCGATATTGTTATAGGGtctgttatagggtctggatgggagtagcaCTAAGTCATACTTACTGTGGCTCTTCTGTGTCTTAATACTTTTCTTCTTGTGACGTAAAGCCTCCAAAGAAACTTTGAAGCACCCTCCTCACGTAATCCAACAGAGGAACCGTAGACATTAAACAAACACCTTATTAAGTTCCATGAGTCTTCTGCTCTCTCTTTGGAGCATCCTCTCCTGCAGACCACACCAGCAGCACTCTATTGCCCCAGCTGTGTGTTACATTCCCTCCCTCACGAGGTTTCCACCAGCTTACCGCGGTACCTCCTAGTTTCACCCCACTTTCGGTGGCGTGCCAACTTCTAGCGCTACGGCGCTTGCACATCTCCTCGTGGGGGTCCATCTCCGGCAGCGCTCAGAAGCAACTCTGCTGTCCGCCCTGGTCGTTCCTGGGGTATCCACCCCGTGACGCGACACCGGATCTTCAGCGGAGGATAGGCCGAGAGAACGCCTCCGCTGGCTGAACTAAACTGGTAGTCCTAGGGAGAGTGCCCAAAAACCAACAAACCTACTTCACTGAGGACAGAAAAAAGACTgcaggtgagaggaggagtgttTTGTAGCACACCTGTTGAAGCTTTGTCCTGTTCTACTGATGGGAGGAGCTCCCCGTACGTATCACCGTCATGAACGTTGACCAGTGCACcgatatatataacagaaaactGCCGTGTTTACAATAAGACCGATTTGATCTGAGAAACGAATCCTGTGGGTTTGCATAACgagaccccccctcctcatccagtTCACCACCAGAATTGACATTTTCCCTCTTCCAGGAACGGGTGCCTACCTGATCTCCGGACATCTCCTCTTCTGCGTAACCAATGGCGGATCCGCTCTTTGCAGGCAGGACCCTCTCCGATGGCTCCCGGAAGATGTTATTCATGGTCCTGACATATTCAGGCGGGGTGGTGGCGGTAAGCCTTGGGAGGTGGCCAACGCACTCTTCTGGAAGAGTTACGGCTGGGCTACGTTGGTGTCCCACTCTGCTAAACATGGCGCTTGGAAGAAGTGGCATCTGTTCCACCTACAgacaaccccctccccacccctcggTGAGTCAAAGGGGTAGGAATACCCCGGAACTCTGATAGCAGTTCTCAGAGCTCAGTGATAACCCTACCCCCCAAAGCGTTTAGACGACAATAGCCCTGACACTAATCTTTCATCCATTGTACGGTTGACATAGACACAACTTGTAACCAATGTTGGCACTACCATATGTGTAGCCGATTTGGCTGCACCACCATCTTTAGGGGGCCCAACCTCCGGCACTTATGTTAGTAGCCGGAATGGCGTTCTGGAAATTCTAAAGGACCCCCtctctacacccccctccccccctcctcagacCTTACCTATGGTCCTAAGGGTCTTACCCGGTGCAGGTAGCCCATCCCAGAGGTCCTAACACAGAAGTCGGAACCCAACTTCGGCAATCACCGCTTGGGTGGGCTACCTCTGACGCCCTCTCAGCAAGT is a window of Ascaphus truei isolate aAscTru1 chromosome 23, aAscTru1.hap1, whole genome shotgun sequence DNA encoding:
- the LOC142473227 gene encoding uncharacterized protein LOC142473227, which encodes MTSPSGFHQAGCQDSTRFASPLPPDEAEWRNAWESWQQEASQRLRDAEEPRVHPTESHGEEEGRPLITVPDKERRKQAVETIGKEKDGHHSEGHAERLRKESAVKEGERQPGKSLDEKREVQPREERQPSGEQRLPVLSSVKDQTGEADQSREEVEIKQAQVSSTGRTGKPCEGQEKKTHPGDSLHEEREGGSKEREERQPGESVEKETGPFVGSSSKEEGRSVEKTHSRESETQLTKVPSEDKEGLLIKSASKEERALIKIPSKEERALIKSPSKEERALIKIPSKEKERVLTKVPSEDKEGLLIKSPSKEERALIKSASKEKERVLTKVPSEDKEGLLIKSPSKEERALIKIPSKEERALTKIPSKEEERVLIKSPNKEEERALIKIPSKEEERVLIKSPSKEEERALIKSPSKEEERALIKSPSKEERALIKSPSKEERALIKIPSKEEERALIKSPSKEEERALIKIPSKEEERALIKSPSKEERALIKIPSKEERALIKSPSKEERVLIKIPSKEEERALIKIPSKEERALIESPSKEEERALIKIPSKEERALIESPSKEERALIESPSKEERALLKSPSKEERALIKIPSKEERALIRSPSKEEERVLTMSYSKEEERALTMGPSQDKERALTMSPSQDKERALTKTPYKDKKRVLTKTPGKEKERALTKTPGKEKERALTKTPGKENGEQVTKTPSKENGEQVTKTPSKENGEQVTKTPSKENGEQVTKTPSKENGEQVTKTPSKAETESLISKDDEEITEDTSCQRGAKVKETSFRRVKESTIGKGDSKPKLTSHLMGSSQKIPPEKIPSQKTQPGQIPKKGERGWTSPYEVPQDKTISRKNTSQQVTPHKIPAERIPRNKSSLEESKARKAPLVYGTREKQAEKIPDVNLTSQQTEAFRHTFDFFRKDKADRMNMHDLQYSMASMGLHLTRQDTLQALKSADFDGDGKVNFSDFLMVLTDDRRFRLYVDRSRRIPISEEQYMEIVFFDAVSRLVEKSALPPESSAEIMSYYRKKGQVIPKLVTLEKVTSLGMLHCADIMSMSDKQLMEHLEKIKLAQGTTTGSPYEIIPCLPICPNLNMKIPGQPHKTLPEPWPVPKKEPAEPALDTEEHIHGKTNHVIQLDIYIPGSKCRVPVKIDLGLPRRRMKNLTMDDHISVRKKVRRGMQHFLDETSQKKLATMLRLWDRLRGGQIEQETGNPRFSDIFSTYSWSWETRFDLLTPNLLWLRDAERHGGAAGDPQETGDPQESDIQWRWPGETTSGGEVAEEVTEYEDDCEAPDHDREAPDHEDPEVPMSSQKDKKESLLLVSEFHNQIPDMDLEP